The window GAAGATCGGCCTGACCATGCAGGAAGGCACGATCGACGAATGGCTGGTGTCCACCGGCGCGGCCGTCGCGGAGGGCGACGCGCTGCTCCGGCTGGCCACCGACAAGGTCGACGTGGACGTCGAGGCGGAGGCCGGGGGACTGTTCCACCCCGTGGTTCCGGCGGGGGCCACCGTGCCCGCCGGGGCCCTCATCGGCTGGCTGCTGGCCGAGGGCGAGCAGCCACCGGACCCGGGGGGTACGCCGATGCCCGCCGGGTCCGGGTCCAGCTCCGGTGTGGCCACCGACGTGCCTGCCCTGGACAGCGGCGGTGCGGGTACGGGAGCCCTGCCGGCCCTGACCGGCACCGGTGCGGTCCCCGAGGCCGGAGCCGCCGCGCCCTCCGTCAACGGCACCGGTGACCGGCTTCTGTCCTCGCCGAACGCCCGGCGCGTCGCCGTGGCCGCCGACGTCGACCTCACCGCCGTACGCGGCACGGGGCCCGGCCGCCGGATCGTCTCCGAGGACGTGGAGGAGTTCCTCGCGGCCCTCCCCGGCGACCTCCTCGCGCCGCTTCCCGCAGGTGACACCCCCTACTCGCCGCTGGTCCGCAAGCTGGCGAAGGAGAGGGGCATCGACCTCTCGGCGGTGAACGGCACCGGGCCCGGCGGCCGGATCCGCCGGTCCGACCTCGACGCCCTCGCCCCGGCTCCTGTTCGCCGTAACGCGGCCCCTCAGCCCGGCGACGTCCTCCCGCTCACCGGGATGCGCGGCACCATCGCCCGCAGGATGCACGCCAGCCTCCAGGAGATGGCACAGCTGACGCACGGCTACGAGGTGCGGATGGACGCCGTGGTGTCCCTGCGGGGCCGGCTCAAGGAGGAGTGGGCCGACAGCGAACTGCCGGTGCCCAGTCTCAACGACTTCCTGCTGAAGGCCGCTGCCCTGGCCCTGCGCGAGCACCCCCTGCTCAACGCGACGGTGCGCGAGGACGGCGTCCATCTGCTCGACGGCATCCACCTGGGCTTCGCGGTGGCCGTCCCGGGCGGCCTCATGGTGCCCGTGATCGAGGACGCGGTGGCGCTGCCGCTGCCCGAGATCGCCCGCCGGTCGAGGGCCCTGGCCGAGGCCGCGCGCGAGGGTCGGATCTCTCCCACCCAGTTGGAAGGGGCCACCTTCACCGTCACCTCGCTCGGCGGATACGGCGTCGACTTCTTCACGCCCGTGATCAACCCCGGCAATGTCGCGATCCTCGGGGTGGGGAGACTCAGGGACGGCGTCGAGTGGGTGGACGACCGGCCGCTGCGGACGCGGGTGCTGACCCTGAGCCTCACCTTCGACCACCGTGCCGTCGACGGGGCACCCGCCGCCGAATATCTGCGCACGGTCGGTGAACTGCTGAGCAAGCCGCTCCGCCTGCTGGTGTGACCAGTGGCCTAGGTGGCCGGGTCGGCGATCCGCTCCGCGAGCTCGCCGACCTCGCGGACGAAGGAGCGGTGCCCCAGCGACCGGTAGACGTCGTCACCCCGGACCTGTGAGATCGCGGCTGTCTCCAGCAGCGCCAGCAGGCCCAGGCCGATCACCGCCGCCTCGGCGTCGGAGACGGACCCACGCGCCTTGCGGATCAACCGCACCAGCTCCTCCAGCAACTGCGTACGGCTCTCCTGGCGCAGTGCCTCCGCGTCGTGGCTCATACCGGCCGACGACACGAAGAACACGGAGGCGGCGGACCGTTGTTCCCCCAGCCAGGACAGCAGCGTGGTGACTGCTGCTCCGATGTCCGAGCCGGGCTCATGGGCTTCGGTGATCGCCTGCAGCTGCTCGCGCAGCGCGGCGGCGAACGCCCGCATGGCCTCCGCCAGGACCTGGTCCTTGGAGGAGAAGTGGTAGTACACCGCCGCCGAGGTCATCTCCGCACGCGCGGCGATGTCGGCCACCGTCACCTCGTCCGGCGACTGGGTGGCGAACAACTCCGTAGCTGCCTCGATCACCCACTGCTTGCGCGAGGGACGGTGAGCGGCGCGGGTTCCGGATGTTGTCATGCTGTCAAGTATGCCGGGATCCAGGTTCCCCGGAGACCAATGTGCAGCAGGAATTATGCGGACGATCGGTCGGAGTTACTCGATACAATGGTCAGTACGCAGGGCCCACGGACGAGGGTTCACGCCAGTTGGCAGGGAGCATGATGGCCACCACGAAGAACGGCAAGCAGCCCGCCCACCGACCCTCGCGGCGGCAGCACATCATCACCGCCGCCGTGCGGGTGTTCGGCCGCAACGGCTTCGCGGAAACCAGCATCCAGGACATCGCCGACGAGGCACAGGTCGTCCCCACGGCCGTCTACTACCACTTCGACGGCAAGGAAGAGCTGCTCGAGCTCGCCATGCGCCGGGTCTTCGACCAGCTGAACGCGGTCGTGGAGGCAGCTCGGCCGGAGTCCGAACCGGGTGACGCGGAGGGCCTGGTCCGCGTCATCGACGCCGTGTGGGCATGGGTGGAGCAGAACCCGGAGGAGGCCCGGCTGTACCAAGTCCAGGTCGCCTCCGCCAACGGCAACGTCAAGTTGCTGCGGGACGAGTTCGAGCAGCGGCACATCCAGCGTGGCTACGACTATCTGCCCGAGGGCACCACGCGCGGCCCCCGGGCGGCCAAGGCCCGGCACGCGGCACAGGCGCTCGCGGTCCGCACGCTGATCAGTACGACCATGCTCGTCACCGCGCTGCGGGCGGAGGGGGGACCGCTGTCCCAGCTGCCCTCCCGGTCCGTGCTGGAGGCGGTCAGGGAGCTGGCGCTGCGCATCGTCGCCGCCGAACAGAAGCCGACGGAGCCGGTGAAGCCTGCCACGTCACGGACTTGAGGTGGTTCACCAGGGCAGTGGCATGCGATCGGCGAACAGCCCGCCCGTCGTCTCGTCCCCCTGGGGAAGGGTCGCCAGCCAGACCGGGGTGTCCGCACCCTCCGCCGGCCCGCGCGGGGCGGACGACCCGCCCATGCCGCTGCGGGTCCAGCCGGGGTCGGCGGCGTTGACCAGGACGCCCGTGCCGGCCAGCTCGGCCGCGAGCATACGGGTCAGGGCGTTGAGTGCCGCCTTGGACATCCGGTAGGCGGGATGCCGACCGGAGTCCATCAGCGCCAGTGAACCGTACGAGCTGGTGACGTTCACGACCCGGCCGTAACCGGCTTCCACCATGCCCGGGACGACGGCCTCCGCCATGCGCCAGGCGCCGGTGAGGTTCGTGTCCAGGGTCGCGCGCAGGATGCCCTCGTCGAGGTACGGGGGCCGC of the Streptomyces aurantiacus genome contains:
- a CDS encoding 2-oxo acid dehydrogenase subunit E2 — translated: MTDVAVEVLLPKIGLTMQEGTIDEWLVSTGAAVAEGDALLRLATDKVDVDVEAEAGGLFHPVVPAGATVPAGALIGWLLAEGEQPPDPGGTPMPAGSGSSSGVATDVPALDSGGAGTGALPALTGTGAVPEAGAAAPSVNGTGDRLLSSPNARRVAVAADVDLTAVRGTGPGRRIVSEDVEEFLAALPGDLLAPLPAGDTPYSPLVRKLAKERGIDLSAVNGTGPGGRIRRSDLDALAPAPVRRNAAPQPGDVLPLTGMRGTIARRMHASLQEMAQLTHGYEVRMDAVVSLRGRLKEEWADSELPVPSLNDFLLKAAALALREHPLLNATVREDGVHLLDGIHLGFAVAVPGGLMVPVIEDAVALPLPEIARRSRALAEAAREGRISPTQLEGATFTVTSLGGYGVDFFTPVINPGNVAILGVGRLRDGVEWVDDRPLRTRVLTLSLTFDHRAVDGAPAAEYLRTVGELLSKPLRLLV
- a CDS encoding TetR/AcrR family transcriptional regulator gives rise to the protein MTTSGTRAAHRPSRKQWVIEAATELFATQSPDEVTVADIAARAEMTSAAVYYHFSSKDQVLAEAMRAFAAALREQLQAITEAHEPGSDIGAAVTTLLSWLGEQRSAASVFFVSSAGMSHDAEALRQESRTQLLEELVRLIRKARGSVSDAEAAVIGLGLLALLETAAISQVRGDDVYRSLGHRSFVREVGELAERIADPAT
- a CDS encoding TetR/AcrR family transcriptional regulator — encoded protein: MMATTKNGKQPAHRPSRRQHIITAAVRVFGRNGFAETSIQDIADEAQVVPTAVYYHFDGKEELLELAMRRVFDQLNAVVEAARPESEPGDAEGLVRVIDAVWAWVEQNPEEARLYQVQVASANGNVKLLRDEFEQRHIQRGYDYLPEGTTRGPRAAKARHAAQALAVRTLISTTMLVTALRAEGGPLSQLPSRSVLEAVRELALRIVAAEQKPTEPVKPATSRT
- a CDS encoding SDR family NAD(P)-dependent oxidoreductase, encoding MGHGDRTALVTGGARGIGLEIGRQLADRGLRVLVGARKLEAAEEACRAIGPAALPLALDVTSATSVGEAVQKARELTGGIDVLVNNAGVSLDGELRPPYLDEGILRATLDTNLTGAWRMAEAVVPGMVEAGYGRVVNVTSSYGSLALMDSGRHPAYRMSKAALNALTRMLAAELAGTGVLVNAADPGWTRSGMGGSSAPRGPAEGADTPVWLATLPQGDETTGGLFADRMPLPW